In Mytilus edulis chromosome 4, xbMytEdul2.2, whole genome shotgun sequence, the following proteins share a genomic window:
- the LOC139520503 gene encoding C-terminal-binding protein-like isoform X4, whose amino-acid sequence MHHMDKKKTLQPVKRPRLEAPNMSVSIRGPIPNGPMHPRPLIALLDGRDCSIEMPILKDVATVAFCDAQSTQEIHEKVLNEAVGALMWHTITLAKEDLEKFKNLRVIVRIGSGYDNVDVKAAGELGIAVCNVPGYGVEEVADSTICLILNLYRRTYWLANMVREGKKVNGPEQLREAAQGSARIRGDTLGIVGLGRVGSAVALRAKAFGFNVIFYDPYLQDGVEKSLGITRVYTLQDLLFQSDCVSLHCNLNEHNHHLINDFTIKQMRPGAFLINTARGGLVDEHALAAALKDSRIRAAALDVHESPLKDCPNLICTPHSAFYSEQSVTELREMAAGEIRRAVVGRIPDSLRNCVNKEYFTSNSVRPPYGFVGYPEGMNGAGYPFPNPAAAAAAAAASGMGVATALDAHQSVPHSAPHSQQPHSTLSESAALHLGKESTDVH is encoded by the exons ATGCATCACATGGACAAAAAGAAAACACTGCAGCCAGTGAAGAGACCAAGACTTGAAGCACCAAACA TGTCTGTGTCCATTCGTGGACCAATCCCAAATGGACCTATGCATCCACGTCCATTGATAGCTTTACTTGATGGAAGGGACTGTTCTATTGAAATGCCCATTCTGAAAGATGTGGCAACAGTAGCTTTCTGTGATGCTCAGTCTACACAAGAAATACATGAAAAA GTATTAAATGAGGCTGTAGGAGCTTTAATGTGGCATACCATAACCCTTGCAAAAGAAGATTTAGAGAAGTTTAAGAATCTGCGAGTTATTGTTCGTATTGGAAGTGGATACGACAATGTAGATGTCAAAGCTGCTGGAGAACTTG gtATTGCCGTGTGTAATGTACCTGGATATGGTGTAGAGGAAGTTGCTGATTCAACAATATGcttgattttaaatttatatagacGGACATATTGGTTAGCAAATATGGTACGGGAAGGTAAAAAAGTGAATGGACCAGAGCAATTAAGAGAAGCAGCACAAGGATCGGCCAGAATTCGAGGAGATACACTCGGTATTGTTGGGTTAG GTCGTGTTGGATCTGCAGTGGCTCTAAGAGCGAAGGCTTTTGGctttaatgtaatattttatgACCCATATCTTCAGGATGGTGTTGAAAAGTCGTTAG GTATCACAAGAGTGTACACTCTTCAGGACTTATTATTTCAAAGTGACTGTGTTAGTTTGCATTGTAATCTTAATGAACACAACCATCATTTAATAAATGACTTCACAATTAAACAGATGAGACCAG GTGCATTTCTGATAAACACAGCACGAGGTGGTCTGGTCGATGAACATGCTTTAGCTGCAGCATTGAAAGATTCAAGGATAAGAGCAGCTGCTTTAGACGTCCATGAAA GTCCACTCAAGGATTGTCCAAATCTCATATGTACACCTCATTCAGCATTCTACAGTGAACAAAGTGTGACCGAGTTACGGGAAATGGCAGCAGGGGAGATAAGAAGGGCAGTAGTAGGTCGCATTCCAGACAGTCTACGCAACTGTGTTAACAAAGAATACTTTACCTCAA aTTCTGTGAGACCACCTTATGGTTTTGTTGGCTATCCTGAAGGAATGAATGGGGCGGGTTACCCATTCCCTAACCCTGCAGCAGCTGCCGCGGCTGCTGCAGCCTCTGGCATGGGAGTAGCCACAGCTTTGGACGCCCATCAGTCAGTTCCTCACAGCGCCCCTCATTCACAACAGCCACATAGTACATTATCAGAATCAGCAGCGCTTCATCTTGGCAAAGAAAGTACCGATGTTCATTAA
- the LOC139520503 gene encoding C-terminal-binding protein 1-like isoform X1, whose amino-acid sequence MHHMDKKKTLQPVKRPRLEAPNSMYNRDGNFNQKPMSVSIRGPIPNGPMHPRPLIALLDGRDCSIEMPILKDVATVAFCDAQSTQEIHEKVLNEAVGALMWHTITLAKEDLEKFKNLRVIVRIGSGYDNVDVKAAGELGIAVCNVPGYGVEEVADSTICLILNLYRRTYWLANMVREGKKVNGPEQLREAAQGSARIRGDTLGIVGLGRVGSAVALRAKAFGFNVIFYDPYLQDGVEKSLGITRVYTLQDLLFQSDCVSLHCNLNEHNHHLINDFTIKQMRPGAFLINTARGGLVDEHALAAALKDSRIRAAALDVHESEPFSLSNSPLKDCPNLICTPHSAFYSEQSVTELREMAAGEIRRAVVGRIPDSLRNCVNKEYFTSNSVRPPYGFVGYPEGMNGAGYPFPNPAAAAAAAAASGMGVATALDAHQSVPHSAPHSQQPHSTLSESAALHLGKESTDVH is encoded by the exons ATGCATCACATGGACAAAAAGAAAACACTGCAGCCAGTGAAGAGACCAAGACTTGAAGCACCAAACAGTATGTATAACAGAGACGGAAATTTCAACCAAAAGCCTA TGTCTGTGTCCATTCGTGGACCAATCCCAAATGGACCTATGCATCCACGTCCATTGATAGCTTTACTTGATGGAAGGGACTGTTCTATTGAAATGCCCATTCTGAAAGATGTGGCAACAGTAGCTTTCTGTGATGCTCAGTCTACACAAGAAATACATGAAAAA GTATTAAATGAGGCTGTAGGAGCTTTAATGTGGCATACCATAACCCTTGCAAAAGAAGATTTAGAGAAGTTTAAGAATCTGCGAGTTATTGTTCGTATTGGAAGTGGATACGACAATGTAGATGTCAAAGCTGCTGGAGAACTTG gtATTGCCGTGTGTAATGTACCTGGATATGGTGTAGAGGAAGTTGCTGATTCAACAATATGcttgattttaaatttatatagacGGACATATTGGTTAGCAAATATGGTACGGGAAGGTAAAAAAGTGAATGGACCAGAGCAATTAAGAGAAGCAGCACAAGGATCGGCCAGAATTCGAGGAGATACACTCGGTATTGTTGGGTTAG GTCGTGTTGGATCTGCAGTGGCTCTAAGAGCGAAGGCTTTTGGctttaatgtaatattttatgACCCATATCTTCAGGATGGTGTTGAAAAGTCGTTAG GTATCACAAGAGTGTACACTCTTCAGGACTTATTATTTCAAAGTGACTGTGTTAGTTTGCATTGTAATCTTAATGAACACAACCATCATTTAATAAATGACTTCACAATTAAACAGATGAGACCAG GTGCATTTCTGATAAACACAGCACGAGGTGGTCTGGTCGATGAACATGCTTTAGCTGCAGCATTGAAAGATTCAAGGATAAGAGCAGCTGCTTTAGACGTCCATGAAAGTGAGCCATTCAGTTTATCAAATA GTCCACTCAAGGATTGTCCAAATCTCATATGTACACCTCATTCAGCATTCTACAGTGAACAAAGTGTGACCGAGTTACGGGAAATGGCAGCAGGGGAGATAAGAAGGGCAGTAGTAGGTCGCATTCCAGACAGTCTACGCAACTGTGTTAACAAAGAATACTTTACCTCAA aTTCTGTGAGACCACCTTATGGTTTTGTTGGCTATCCTGAAGGAATGAATGGGGCGGGTTACCCATTCCCTAACCCTGCAGCAGCTGCCGCGGCTGCTGCAGCCTCTGGCATGGGAGTAGCCACAGCTTTGGACGCCCATCAGTCAGTTCCTCACAGCGCCCCTCATTCACAACAGCCACATAGTACATTATCAGAATCAGCAGCGCTTCATCTTGGCAAAGAAAGTACCGATGTTCATTAA
- the LOC139520503 gene encoding C-terminal-binding protein-like isoform X2, giving the protein MHHMDKKKTLQPVKRPRLEAPNSMYNRDGNFNQKPMSVSIRGPIPNGPMHPRPLIALLDGRDCSIEMPILKDVATVAFCDAQSTQEIHEKVLNEAVGALMWHTITLAKEDLEKFKNLRVIVRIGSGYDNVDVKAAGELGIAVCNVPGYGVEEVADSTICLILNLYRRTYWLANMVREGKKVNGPEQLREAAQGSARIRGDTLGIVGLGRVGSAVALRAKAFGFNVIFYDPYLQDGVEKSLGITRVYTLQDLLFQSDCVSLHCNLNEHNHHLINDFTIKQMRPGAFLINTARGGLVDEHALAAALKDSRIRAAALDVHESPLKDCPNLICTPHSAFYSEQSVTELREMAAGEIRRAVVGRIPDSLRNCVNKEYFTSNSVRPPYGFVGYPEGMNGAGYPFPNPAAAAAAAAASGMGVATALDAHQSVPHSAPHSQQPHSTLSESAALHLGKESTDVH; this is encoded by the exons ATGCATCACATGGACAAAAAGAAAACACTGCAGCCAGTGAAGAGACCAAGACTTGAAGCACCAAACAGTATGTATAACAGAGACGGAAATTTCAACCAAAAGCCTA TGTCTGTGTCCATTCGTGGACCAATCCCAAATGGACCTATGCATCCACGTCCATTGATAGCTTTACTTGATGGAAGGGACTGTTCTATTGAAATGCCCATTCTGAAAGATGTGGCAACAGTAGCTTTCTGTGATGCTCAGTCTACACAAGAAATACATGAAAAA GTATTAAATGAGGCTGTAGGAGCTTTAATGTGGCATACCATAACCCTTGCAAAAGAAGATTTAGAGAAGTTTAAGAATCTGCGAGTTATTGTTCGTATTGGAAGTGGATACGACAATGTAGATGTCAAAGCTGCTGGAGAACTTG gtATTGCCGTGTGTAATGTACCTGGATATGGTGTAGAGGAAGTTGCTGATTCAACAATATGcttgattttaaatttatatagacGGACATATTGGTTAGCAAATATGGTACGGGAAGGTAAAAAAGTGAATGGACCAGAGCAATTAAGAGAAGCAGCACAAGGATCGGCCAGAATTCGAGGAGATACACTCGGTATTGTTGGGTTAG GTCGTGTTGGATCTGCAGTGGCTCTAAGAGCGAAGGCTTTTGGctttaatgtaatattttatgACCCATATCTTCAGGATGGTGTTGAAAAGTCGTTAG GTATCACAAGAGTGTACACTCTTCAGGACTTATTATTTCAAAGTGACTGTGTTAGTTTGCATTGTAATCTTAATGAACACAACCATCATTTAATAAATGACTTCACAATTAAACAGATGAGACCAG GTGCATTTCTGATAAACACAGCACGAGGTGGTCTGGTCGATGAACATGCTTTAGCTGCAGCATTGAAAGATTCAAGGATAAGAGCAGCTGCTTTAGACGTCCATGAAA GTCCACTCAAGGATTGTCCAAATCTCATATGTACACCTCATTCAGCATTCTACAGTGAACAAAGTGTGACCGAGTTACGGGAAATGGCAGCAGGGGAGATAAGAAGGGCAGTAGTAGGTCGCATTCCAGACAGTCTACGCAACTGTGTTAACAAAGAATACTTTACCTCAA aTTCTGTGAGACCACCTTATGGTTTTGTTGGCTATCCTGAAGGAATGAATGGGGCGGGTTACCCATTCCCTAACCCTGCAGCAGCTGCCGCGGCTGCTGCAGCCTCTGGCATGGGAGTAGCCACAGCTTTGGACGCCCATCAGTCAGTTCCTCACAGCGCCCCTCATTCACAACAGCCACATAGTACATTATCAGAATCAGCAGCGCTTCATCTTGGCAAAGAAAGTACCGATGTTCATTAA
- the LOC139520503 gene encoding C-terminal-binding protein-like isoform X3, translating into MHHMDKKKTLQPVKRPRLEAPNMSVSIRGPIPNGPMHPRPLIALLDGRDCSIEMPILKDVATVAFCDAQSTQEIHEKVLNEAVGALMWHTITLAKEDLEKFKNLRVIVRIGSGYDNVDVKAAGELGIAVCNVPGYGVEEVADSTICLILNLYRRTYWLANMVREGKKVNGPEQLREAAQGSARIRGDTLGIVGLGRVGSAVALRAKAFGFNVIFYDPYLQDGVEKSLGITRVYTLQDLLFQSDCVSLHCNLNEHNHHLINDFTIKQMRPGAFLINTARGGLVDEHALAAALKDSRIRAAALDVHESEPFSLSNSPLKDCPNLICTPHSAFYSEQSVTELREMAAGEIRRAVVGRIPDSLRNCVNKEYFTSNSVRPPYGFVGYPEGMNGAGYPFPNPAAAAAAAAASGMGVATALDAHQSVPHSAPHSQQPHSTLSESAALHLGKESTDVH; encoded by the exons ATGCATCACATGGACAAAAAGAAAACACTGCAGCCAGTGAAGAGACCAAGACTTGAAGCACCAAACA TGTCTGTGTCCATTCGTGGACCAATCCCAAATGGACCTATGCATCCACGTCCATTGATAGCTTTACTTGATGGAAGGGACTGTTCTATTGAAATGCCCATTCTGAAAGATGTGGCAACAGTAGCTTTCTGTGATGCTCAGTCTACACAAGAAATACATGAAAAA GTATTAAATGAGGCTGTAGGAGCTTTAATGTGGCATACCATAACCCTTGCAAAAGAAGATTTAGAGAAGTTTAAGAATCTGCGAGTTATTGTTCGTATTGGAAGTGGATACGACAATGTAGATGTCAAAGCTGCTGGAGAACTTG gtATTGCCGTGTGTAATGTACCTGGATATGGTGTAGAGGAAGTTGCTGATTCAACAATATGcttgattttaaatttatatagacGGACATATTGGTTAGCAAATATGGTACGGGAAGGTAAAAAAGTGAATGGACCAGAGCAATTAAGAGAAGCAGCACAAGGATCGGCCAGAATTCGAGGAGATACACTCGGTATTGTTGGGTTAG GTCGTGTTGGATCTGCAGTGGCTCTAAGAGCGAAGGCTTTTGGctttaatgtaatattttatgACCCATATCTTCAGGATGGTGTTGAAAAGTCGTTAG GTATCACAAGAGTGTACACTCTTCAGGACTTATTATTTCAAAGTGACTGTGTTAGTTTGCATTGTAATCTTAATGAACACAACCATCATTTAATAAATGACTTCACAATTAAACAGATGAGACCAG GTGCATTTCTGATAAACACAGCACGAGGTGGTCTGGTCGATGAACATGCTTTAGCTGCAGCATTGAAAGATTCAAGGATAAGAGCAGCTGCTTTAGACGTCCATGAAAGTGAGCCATTCAGTTTATCAAATA GTCCACTCAAGGATTGTCCAAATCTCATATGTACACCTCATTCAGCATTCTACAGTGAACAAAGTGTGACCGAGTTACGGGAAATGGCAGCAGGGGAGATAAGAAGGGCAGTAGTAGGTCGCATTCCAGACAGTCTACGCAACTGTGTTAACAAAGAATACTTTACCTCAA aTTCTGTGAGACCACCTTATGGTTTTGTTGGCTATCCTGAAGGAATGAATGGGGCGGGTTACCCATTCCCTAACCCTGCAGCAGCTGCCGCGGCTGCTGCAGCCTCTGGCATGGGAGTAGCCACAGCTTTGGACGCCCATCAGTCAGTTCCTCACAGCGCCCCTCATTCACAACAGCCACATAGTACATTATCAGAATCAGCAGCGCTTCATCTTGGCAAAGAAAGTACCGATGTTCATTAA